One region of Citrus sinensis cultivar Valencia sweet orange chromosome 6, DVS_A1.0, whole genome shotgun sequence genomic DNA includes:
- the LOC102624699 gene encoding ubiquitin-activating enzyme E1 1-like, translating into MLPCKRAGGGEAVVLEVAGPIRSPEASIKKHKITDLPPIASATTATTAANTGNVRSAEKSAASNSNNSNGADSSIMGLGNGNPSDIDEDLHSRQLAVYGRETMRRLFASNILISGMQGLGAEIAKNLILAGVKSVTLHDEGVVELWDLSSNFIFSEDDVGKNRALASIQKLQELNNAVAISALTTELTKETLSDFQAVVFTDISLEKAVEFDDYCHNHQPPIAFIKSEVRGLFGNIFCDFGPEFTVFDVDGEEPHTGIIASISNDNPPLISCVDDERIEFQDGDLVVFSEVHGMTELNDGKPRKVKNARPYSFSIDEDTTNYSAYEKGGIVTQVKQPKIINFKPLREALKDPGDFLLSDFSKFDRPPVLHLAFQALDKSIQELGRFPVAGSEEDAQKIISLFTNINDNLADGRVEEIDHKLLRHFAFGARAVLNPMAAMFGGIVGQEVVKACSGKFHPLLQFFYFDSVESLPSEPLDPRDLQPLNSRYDAQISVFGSKLQKKLEEAKVFVVGSGALGCEFLKNLALMGVSCGNQGKLTITDDDVIEKSNLSRQFLFRDWNIGQAKSSVAASAAALINPHLNTEALQIRANPETENVFNDTFWENLNVVVNALDNVNARLYIDQRCLYFQKPLLESGTLGAKCNTQMVIPHLTENYGASRDPPEKQAPMCTVHSFPHNIDHCLTWARSEFEGLLEKTPAEVNAYLTSPTEYASAMKNAGDAQARDNLDRVLECLDKERCETFQDCITWARLRFEDYFADRVKQLTFTFPENATTSNGTPFWSAPKRFPRPLQFSVDDLSHLQFLMAASILRAETYGIPIPDWVKSPVKLADAVNKVIVPDFQPKENVKIETDEKATSMSTGSIDDAVVINELLQKLEKCQKQLPTGYKMNPIQFEKDDDTNFHMDLIAGLANMRARNYGIPEVDKLKAKFIAGRIIPAIATSTAMATGLVCLELYKVLDGGHKLEDYRNTFANLALPLFSMAEPVPPKVFKHQDMSWTVWDRWILRDNPTLRQLLQWLQDKGLNAYSISYGSCLLFNSMFPRHKERMDKKVVDLVRDVAKAELPPYRQHFDVVVACVDEDDNDIDIPQISIYFS; encoded by the exons ATGCTTCCTTGCAAGAGAGCGGGTGGTGGAGAGGCTGTGGTACTAGAAGTAGCAGGACCAATCCGTTCACCGGAAGCTTCgattaaaaaacataaaattaccGATTTGCCCCCAATCGCTTCGGCGACTACCGCCACTACAGCTGCTAACACGGGGAACGTCAGGAGTGCTGAAAAATCCGCCGCTAGTAACAGTAACAATAGCAACGGCGCTGATTCGTCGATCATGGGACTTGGTAACGGAAATCCGTCTGATATTGATGAGGATCTCCACAGCCGCCAGCTAGCTGTGTATGGTCGCGAGACCATGAGGAGGCTATTCGCctcaaatatcttaatatcCGGAATGCAAGGCCTTGGTGCCGAGATTG CAAAGAATCTTATTCTCGCTGGTGTTAAGTCTGTGACCTTGCATGATGAGGGAGTTGTGGAGTTGTGGGATTTGTCTAGCAATTTCATTTTCTCGGAAGATGATGTTGGGAAGAATCGAGCTCTTGCCTCTATTCAGAAGTTGCAAGAACTGAATAACGCTGTGGCCATTTCGGCTTTGACAACTGAATTGACTAAGGAGACACTCTCTGATTTCCAG GCTGTAGTCTTTACTGATATCAGCTTAGAGAAAGCGGTTGAATTTGATGATTACTGCCATAATCATCAGCCTCCAATTGCATTTATCAAATCTGAAGTGAGGGGTCTTTTTGGTAACATTTTCTGTGACTTTGGCCCTGAGTTCACAGTTTTCGATGTTGATGGGGAGGAACCACATACTGGTATAATCGCATCCATCAGTAATGACAACCCTCCCCTTATTTCCTGTGTTGATGATGAGAGAATTGAGTTTCAGGATGGGGATTTGGTTGTGTTTTCTGAAGTCCATGGGATGACCGAATTAAATGATGGGAAACCAAGGAAGGTTAAGAATGCTAGACCCTACTCGTTCTCTATTGATGAGGACACCACTAATTATTCTGCATATGAGAAAGGTGGTATTGTCACACAGGTGAAACAACccaagataataaattttaagccTCTGCGAGAAGCATTGAAAGATCCTGGGGATTTCCTTTTAAGTGACTTCTCCAAGTTTGATCGTCCACCAGTCCTGCACTTGGCCTTCCAGGCACTGGATAAGTCCATCCAAGAGTTAGGACGCTTCCCTGTTGCAGGGTCAGAGGAGGATGCTCAGAAAATCATCTCTCTGTTCACTAACATCAATGACAACTTAGCAGATGGAAGGGTTGAAGAAATTGACCACAAACTGCTTCGTCATTTTGCATTTGGTGCGAGGGCTGTACTAAATCCCATGGCTGCCATGTTTGGTGGTATTGTTGGACAGGAAGTTGTGAAGGCTTGCTCTGGAAAGTTTCATCCTCTCTTACAG TTTTTCTACTTCGATTCTGTTGAGTCACTTCCCTCGGAACCCTTGGATCCCAGGGACTTGCAGCCCTTAAACAGTCGTTATGATGCACAGATTTCAGTGTTTGGCTCCAAGCTCCAGAAAAAGTTGGAGGAAGCTAAAGTGTTTGTTGTAGGGTCTGGTGCTCTGGGGTGTGAGTTCTTAAAAAATCTAGCATTAATGGGGGTTTCTTGTGGTAACCAAGGGAAGTTGACAATTACAGATGATGATGTCATTGAGAAGAGCAACCTTAGCAGGCAATTTCTGTTCCGGGATTGGAACATTGGGCAGGCTAAATCCTCAGTTGCTGCTTCTGCAGCTGCTTTGATAAATCCTCATCTAAATACTGAAGCCTTGCAGATCCGTGCAAACCCAGAGACTGAGAATGTGTTTAATGATACATTCTGGGAGAATCTGAACGTTGTTGTCAATGCTCTGGATAATGTCAATGCCAGGCTTTACATTGACCAGAGGTGCTTATATTTCCAAAAGCCACTTTTGGAGTCAGGAACTCTAGGTGCCAAGTGCAATACTCAGATGGTCATTCCGCACTTGACTGAAAATTATGGTGCGTCACGAGACCCACCTGAAAAACAAGCTCCCATGTGCACAGTTCATTCATTCCCACACAACATTGATCACTGCCTGACTTGGGCTCGGTCTGAGTTTGAGGGTTTGCTTGAGAAGACACCAGCAGAAGTAAATGCCTATCTGACTAGTCCCACTGAGTACGCATCTGCAATGAAGAATGCTGGTGATGCTCAGGCCAGGGACAACTTGGACCGCGTCCTTGAATGCCTTGATAAGGAGAGATGTGAAACATTCCAAGACTGTATCACCTGGGCCCGTCTAAG GTTTGAAGACTACTTTGCTGACCGTGTGAAGCAATTGACATTTACTTTTCCTGAGAATGCTACAACCAGCAACGGGACACCCTTCTGGTCAGCCCCCAAGCGTTTCCCCCGCCCTTTGCAGTTCTCAGTTGATGATCTCAGTCACCTTCAATTTTTGATGGCAGCATCAATATTACGAGCTGAAACATATGGCATTCCTATCCCTGATTGGGTCAAGTCACCCGTAAAGCTAGCTGATGCTGTTAACAAAGTGATAGTCCCTGATTTCCAGCCCAAGGAAAATGTAAAGATTGAGACAGATGAGAAAGCCACAAGTATGTCCACTGGATCAATTGATGATGCTGTAGTAATCAATGAGTTGCTCcaaaagttagaaaaatgCCAGAAGCAGCTGCCAACAGGTTACAAGATGAACCCAATCCAGTTTGAAAAG GATGATGATACAAACTTTCACATGGACTTAATAGCTGGCCTTGCAAACATGAGGGCAAGGAACTATGGCATCCCTGAAGTTGACAAGCTCAAGGCCAAGTTCATTGCAGGGAGGATTATCCCAGCAATCGCAACCTCTACTGCCATGGCAACTGGTCTTGTGTGCTTGGAGCTTTATAAGGTTCTAGATGGTGGGCACAAACTGGAAGACTACCGAAATACCTTTGCCAATCTGGCCCTCCCTCTGTTCTCGATGGCTGAGCCAGTTCCACCTAAGGTGTTCAAGCATCAGGATATGAGCTGGACTGTGTGGGACCGGTGGATTTTGCGGGACAACCCTACACTAAGACAACTTCTTCAGTGGTTGCAGGACAAGGGCTTGAATGCTTACAGCATCTCCTATGGGAGTTGCTTGCTTTTTAACAGCATGTTTCCGAGGCACAAAGAAAGGATGGACAAGAAGGTGGTGGATCTGGTTAGGGATGTGGCCAAGGCAGAACTGCCTCCATATCGACAACATTTTGATGTGGTAGTCGCATGCGTGGATGAAGATGACAATGATATTGATATTCCTCAAATCTCAATTTACTTTAGTTAG
- the LOC102625821 gene encoding kinetochore protein SPC24 homolog, with product MGESSRKIDVDKLISYSDDLVEVLKDKRDIDSLTRCLSQSESLESSCDADFNETLNAIRDYQERIDACKQKTERAKSDIAGEAEVDHLQIELEQELKKERALKEELRVIANEINDLERERVAIEEQKQTLKKFKQDELKAEMKLSMYASVTNIIPNLDDPSKIAGYIVDRDKKVIDKFEYDPAKMAASDICHNIWKAINL from the exons ATGGGCGAAAGTTCTAGAAAGATCGATGTGGATAAGCTGATTTCATACAGCGACGATCTCGTGGAAGTATTGAAGGACAAAAGAGACATTGACAGCTTGACTCGTTGCTTGAGTCAGTCGGAGTCGCTTGAGTCCTCTTGTGACGCTGATTTCAACGAGACTCTGAACGCGATTCGAG ATTATCAGGAAAGGATAGATGCTTGCAAGCAGAAAACCGAGCGGGCAAAATCTGATATTGCAGGAGAAGCTGAGGTTGACCATCTCCAGATTGAATTAGAACAGGAACTCAAAAAGGAACGTGCTCTCAAGGAGGAGCTTAG AGTTATCGCCAATGAGATTAATGATCTGGAACGTGAAAGAGTTGCAATTGAAGAGCAGAAGCAAACTCTGAAGAAATTCAAGCAAGATGAGTTGAAGGCTGA GATGAAACTTTCCATGTATGCATCTGTCACGAATATTATTCCCAACTTGGACGATCCATCAAAAATTGCCGGCT ATATAGTGGACAGGGACAAAAAGGTGATTGACAAGTTCGAATATGACCCAGCGAAGATGGCAGCTTCTGATATTTGTCATAACATTTGGAAGGCAATAAATTTGTGA
- the LOC102624418 gene encoding protein NODULATION SIGNALING PATHWAY 2-like has product MTQQEFLQPSWPFHTVINSTLDDELGTCDFNFDDDTSDYSLTSNLSYLFSNEMTPFPPCDDELQAMMNEFSMELGNFESVFSDKVKDFGTSFDNSEGSLSLLSQVSSPSTPTKSSEASMDSTVTFLGEDMEIDNQLGVLHLLQAYGEAVEKEQRELADVIIRCLSDKASPAGEILERLAYNLSPDFEKKGDYLMQESRKNFEAAFKAFYQIFPYGRFAHFAANSAILESIPDDAEHVHIVDFDMGEGIQWPSMIEAMARQNRTLRLTSVKIEDSEFARVPRQWSFEETRKQLCDYARDFGLKLKVEEMDFEELVWEMKRKKKGCSKEWSVFNCIVELPHMGRSRSRKHVIEFLQVAKEMLCRSRGIVTLGDGDACEKVIGSSGFGSFFEGYLEHYQAVLESMKTSFPTQLAGARMAMECLFVAPYISSHGWLQKWEEIRQGYHLQAGFGLEKCEVSKGFLMEAKELMKGESSYEVTIGGQSKNEIILEWRGTPLVRVSAWRS; this is encoded by the coding sequence ATGACGCAACAAGAGTTTCTTCAGCCCTCTTGGCCGTTTCACACAGTCATCAATTCAACTCTTGATGATGAATTGGGAACCTGTGATTTCAACTTTGACGATGATACCTCAGATTATTCATTGACATCGAATCTTTCTTACCTGTTTTCTAATGAAATGACCCCATTTCCACCTTGTGATGATGAATTACAAGCCATGATGAATGAATTTTCCATGGAATTGGGAAATTTCGAGTCTGTTTTTAGTGACAAAGTCAAAGATTTTGGCACAAGTTTTGATAATAGCGAGGGAAGTTTAAGCCTTCTTTCACAAGTTTCTTCTCCTAGTACACCAACGAAATCAAGCGAGGCTTCAATGGACTCAACGGTGACTTTCCTGGGAGAAGATATGGAAATTGATAATCAATTGGGGGTTCTGCATCTTCTCCAGGCTTATGGAGAAGCTGTAGAGAAGGAGCAGAGAGAGCTCGCGGACGTGATCATCAGATGCTTAAGCGATAAAGCTAGTCCAGCAGGTGAAATCTTGGAGCGCCTTGCATACAACTTATCCCCCgactttgaaaagaaaggGGATTATTTGATGcaagaatcaagaaaaaaCTTTGAGGCGGCCTTCAAGGCATTTTACCAAATTTTCCCATATGGAAGGTTTGCTCACTTCGCGGCAAACTCTGCAATCCTTGAGTCTATACCGGATGATGCTGAGCACGTACACATAGTGGACTTTGACATGGGAGAAGGGATTCAGTGGCCTTCAATGATTGAGGCCATGGCGCGACAAAATAGAACACTGAGATTGACATCGGTAAAGATAGAGGATAGTGAATTTGCTCGTGTACCAAGGCAATGGAGTTTTGAGGAGACAAGAAAGCAACTATGTGATTATGCAAGAGATTTTGGCCTAAAGTTGAAGGTGGAGGAGATggattttgaggaattggtgTGGGAgatgaagaggaagaaaaaaggTTGCAGCAAAGAATGGTCGGTGTTTAACTGCATTGTAGAGCTTCCGCACATGGGaagaagcagaagcagaaAGCATGTTATAGAGTTTCTACAAGTTGCCAAGGAAATGTTATGCAGAAGCCGAGGTATTGTAACTTTAGGAGATGGAGATGCTTGTGAGAAAGTGATTGGCAGTTCAGGTTTTGGGTCATTTTTTGAAGGGTATCTGGAGCATTACCAAGCTGTTTTAGAATCAATGAAAACAAGTTTTCCGACACAACTTGCAGGAGCAAGAATGGCCATGGAGTGTCTTTTTGTGGCACCTTACATCTCCTCCCATGGTTGGTTGCAAAAATGGGAGGAAATAAGGCAAGGGTATCATCTTCAGGCAGgatttggattggagaaaTGTGAAGTGAGTAAAGGTTTTTTGATGGAAGCCAAAGAATTGATGAAAGGGGAAAGCTCATATGAAGTGACAATTGGAGGACAGAGTAAGAATGAAATTATTCTTGAGTGGAGAGGAACACCACTAGTGAGAGTCTCTGCTTGGAGAAGTTAA
- the LOC102625361 gene encoding gamma-interferon-responsive lysosomal thiol protein-like isoform X1 translates to MAACHSLPFVLSILLLIFISPSLSFSEDAAAKSQKVKLSLYYESLCPYCANFIENQLVKVFNTDLSTIVNLRLVPYGNAQIRGPDKTIICQHGQNECYLNTIHACAINAWPDVRIHFKLIQCIEGQASASEQPEAAWRKCCNDLGFSQQPIDNCYQSGEGTKLTLKYAEETDSLKPPHRFVPWVTVNDQALEEVGPSYSSQFLSQLIIQLFVSLGAGFPKFYSLRLQSIQRQISTKCLQIKSARINSKGSINSSSLLQILNVCDRESPNISRDFNEDGTTSMIYAAQNQLLVGSS, encoded by the exons ATGGCTGCTTGTCATTCGCTCCCCTTTGTTCTAAGCATTCTGCTGCTCATCTTCATCTCTCCATCTCTTTCTTTCAGTGAAGATGCTGCTGCTAAATCTCAGAAAGTGAAACTTTCTTTATACTATGAAAGTTTGTGTCCATATTGTGCCAATTTCATAGAAAATCAACTagttaaagtttttaataCCGATCTTAGCACCATTGTCAACTTAAGGCTAGTCCCCTATGGCAATGCTCAAATCAGAGGACCTGACAAAACTATCATTTGCCAG CATGGCCAAAATGAATGCTACTTGAATACCATACATGCCTGTGCCATTAACGCCTGGCCTGATGTC AGAATACATTTCAAACTTATCCAGTGCATAGAAGGTCAAGCCTCTGCGAGCGAACAACCAGAAGCAGCATGGAGAAAATGTTGCAATGATCTGGGATTCAGTCAGCAACCAATTGACAATTGCTATCAAAGTGGTGAAGGAACTAAG CTTACACTGAAATATGCTGAGGAAACAGATTCTCTAAAGCCACCGCATAGATTTGTGCCATGGGTGACTGTGAACGATCAAGCACTTGAAGAAGTAGGTCCCTCATATTCCTCTCAATTTCTCTcccaattaataattcaacttTTCGTTTCCCTTGGTGCAGGctttccaaaattttatagCCTACGTCTGCAAAGCATACAAAGGCAAATTTCTACCAAATGCCTGCAAATCAAGTCAGCAAGAATCAACTCCAAGGGAAGCATCAATTCTTCCAGTCTGCTACAAATCCTCAATGTTTGCGACAGAGAGAGTCCCAACATCAGCAGAGACTTCAATGAAGATGGAACCACCAGCATGATTTATGCAGCTCAGAATCAGCTTTTGGTTGGTTCCTCATAG
- the LOC102625361 gene encoding gamma-interferon-responsive lysosomal thiol protein-like isoform X2: MAACHSLPFVLSILLLIFISPSLSFSEDAAAKSQKVKLSLYYESLCPYCANFIENQLVKVFNTDLSTIVNLRLVPYGNAQIRGPDKTIICQHGQNECYLNTIHACAINAWPDVRIHFKLIQCIEGQASASEQPEAAWRKCCNDLGFSQQPIDNCYQSGEGTKLTLKYAEETDSLKPPHRFVPWVTVNDQALEEAFQNFIAYVCKAYKGKFLPNACKSSQQESTPREASILPVCYKSSMFATERVPTSAETSMKMEPPA; the protein is encoded by the exons ATGGCTGCTTGTCATTCGCTCCCCTTTGTTCTAAGCATTCTGCTGCTCATCTTCATCTCTCCATCTCTTTCTTTCAGTGAAGATGCTGCTGCTAAATCTCAGAAAGTGAAACTTTCTTTATACTATGAAAGTTTGTGTCCATATTGTGCCAATTTCATAGAAAATCAACTagttaaagtttttaataCCGATCTTAGCACCATTGTCAACTTAAGGCTAGTCCCCTATGGCAATGCTCAAATCAGAGGACCTGACAAAACTATCATTTGCCAG CATGGCCAAAATGAATGCTACTTGAATACCATACATGCCTGTGCCATTAACGCCTGGCCTGATGTC AGAATACATTTCAAACTTATCCAGTGCATAGAAGGTCAAGCCTCTGCGAGCGAACAACCAGAAGCAGCATGGAGAAAATGTTGCAATGATCTGGGATTCAGTCAGCAACCAATTGACAATTGCTATCAAAGTGGTGAAGGAACTAAG CTTACACTGAAATATGCTGAGGAAACAGATTCTCTAAAGCCACCGCATAGATTTGTGCCATGGGTGACTGTGAACGATCAAGCACTTGAAGAA GctttccaaaattttatagCCTACGTCTGCAAAGCATACAAAGGCAAATTTCTACCAAATGCCTGCAAATCAAGTCAGCAAGAATCAACTCCAAGGGAAGCATCAATTCTTCCAGTCTGCTACAAATCCTCAATGTTTGCGACAGAGAGAGTCCCAACATCAGCAGAGACTTCAATGAAGATGGAACCACCAGCATGA